A segment of the Panacibacter ginsenosidivorans genome:
TTCACCTACGCGTATGCAACCGTGACTAAAACTTCTGCTGGAAGCAGAAAATAAATTCCTGTTTGGTGTATCGTGAAAGTAAATATCATAATTGTTTGGAAACAAAAATTTTACCCTGCCCAACGAGTTTAGCGGGCCAGGCAGTTGTCTTATGGAAGGTAATGTGTCCGGTCCGCCGGTGCGCTCCATATTATTCCTGACAAGATAACCTGGATCTTTTTTTATTGCAGGAACAATTTCTGTTCTTACAATTTTAACGGGCACATTCCAGTAAGGTGCAAATACAATAAATTTAAGATCTCCGGAAAAAATTACCGTGCTGTTTGCAGCGGTACCTACAATAACATTCATACTAAATTTAAGTGTGTCATCATTATACACATACATTTTGTACTCCGGTATATTCACGTAAATAAATTCGTGCTTTTTATGCGGTGCTGGCATCCAGCGCATACGTTCAAGATTCACCAATATCTGTTGAATGCGTTGTGTGGGAGTGATATTGATCTCATCGATCATCTTGGGGCCAATTGCTCCGTCAACACTCAAGCCCATCCGGCGTTGAAAAGATTTTACTGCTGTAAAAAGTGCAGAATCAAACCTGTTAGTTGAATCAATTTCTGCAAGATCGCCAAGCCTGTGTAAACGATCTTTTATGGTTGCAATAATTATGGTATCATCATTCAAATGCAAAGGTTTCTTTCTTTGCGGAATAGAGTCCCAGTTACCCTCTTTTTGTAAAGCGTATAGAGATGGCAGAAAAGCACTCAGCTTACTGTACTGTTCATTCAGCGAAGCAAATTGATCAACCTGTGTATTCTTGGTCAGTATCACAGAATCAAGCAGCGCAGTAAGATTGATTTTTTTTCTTGGTATGAACCAGCCGAGATCTGCAATGTTGCTGTCAGTTCCCCTGTACATTTTTGCGGTGTAGTGAAAGAATTGACCTGTCAATAAAAGTTCTGTATTTAACACTTCCTCAGCCGTATGTTTTTTTTCAACACTGTCTTCAAATTTGTTGTAAAGAGACATCAACCTTTCATTATAAAAACTGCTATCCTGCATAGTGCTTATCGTGCTGTTGAGCAGATTAATAAAACCGCGTGCCTGTTCACCTATCCCGCTGCTGTCAAACCATGCATATTCATAGTTGCGTTCTTTGTAGAAATCATCGAACTGCTTTTCATATTTTTCATACCTGGGGTTGGTTACAAAAAACTGATGCAATGTATTACTGTCCAGGAATAAATTATTGAAAGATGTTGTTTCATTAATAGTGGTGTCTCTTTCCACGGTTTTATTATGTGCATTATTGCCACAGGCATAGCACAGCAATAGCAGGACAGATAAAGTGATAATCCCATTAGATTTCATAGAAACGTACTTGGTAATATGAATATAGTGTTTCAAAGGACGCTGGCAAATTTTTTTATGATCCCGGCTGCAATACTTATGGCGTCGCCTGTTGCGTCGCACACTTGTACACTAAAACATTTTAAGCTGAATAAAAAACAGGACGTACAAGTGAGTGACACAACATAAGCTTAATAGCATTACAACAGCCCGCTTCATTAAAAAATCTTTACTTCCATAACATTTATCTTAATAACTTGAAGCCATGAAGTTTTTCTTTTTTATCCTTCTTTTTATTGCAATAAATGTATCAGCACAAAATCGTGCCGATATTTTAATTCGCAATGGTAAAATTATTGACGGCACCGGCAACTCATGGGTTTATGGAGATGTGGCTGT
Coding sequences within it:
- a CDS encoding L,D-transpeptidase family protein; translated protein: MKSNGIITLSVLLLLCYACGNNAHNKTVERDTTINETTSFNNLFLDSNTLHQFFVTNPRYEKYEKQFDDFYKERNYEYAWFDSSGIGEQARGFINLLNSTISTMQDSSFYNERLMSLYNKFEDSVEKKHTAEEVLNTELLLTGQFFHYTAKMYRGTDSNIADLGWFIPRKKINLTALLDSVILTKNTQVDQFASLNEQYSKLSAFLPSLYALQKEGNWDSIPQRKKPLHLNDDTIIIATIKDRLHRLGDLAEIDSTNRFDSALFTAVKSFQRRMGLSVDGAIGPKMIDEINITPTQRIQQILVNLERMRWMPAPHKKHEFIYVNIPEYKMYVYNDDTLKFSMNVIVGTAANSTVIFSGDLKFIVFAPYWNVPVKIVRTEIVPAIKKDPGYLVRNNMERTGGPDTLPSIRQLPGPLNSLGRVKFLFPNNYDIYFHDTPNRNLFSASSRSFSHGCIRVGEPKKLAQFLLRTDTAWNDIRIDTSMESHTEKWVTLPHTVPVMITYFTAFVDNEGVLNFRKDIYKHDERLADKLFARH